In one window of Carassius auratus strain Wakin chromosome 28, ASM336829v1, whole genome shotgun sequence DNA:
- the ube2z gene encoding ubiquitin-conjugating enzyme E2 Z isoform X2: MADSVGEQANGSVGAQLSASLVNSLPGHSSASPPPADTGLLEPSVPVVAVPPSLPTGVVSGVPAGASLLSQIQATSWDPTMSTDWDNEKASQQCILRIKRDIMSIYKEPPPGMFVVPDPHDMTKIHALITGPFDTPYEGGFFLFLFRCPPDYPIHPPRVKLITTGHNTVRFNPNFYRNGKVCLSILGTWTGPAWSPAQSISSVLISIQSLMTENPYHNEPGFEQERHPGDSKNYNECIRHETMRVAVCDMLEGKVSCPKALCVMEKSFLEYYDFYEGVCKEHLHLQGQNMQDPFGEKRGRFDYQGLLTRLRAIQRRLREKCPPEDHDGDSDSDTSSSGTDPDSQGSSQP, from the exons ATGGCGGATAGCGTCGGGGAGCAGGCCAACGGGTCTGTGGGGGCGCAGTTGTCCGCGAGTTTGGTTAATTCCCTCCCGGGACACTCTTCAGCCTCGCCGCCTCCGGCAGACACCGGCCTGCTCGAGCCCTCGGTGCCCGTGGTAGCCGTTCCTCCGTCCCTGCCGACCGGTGTCGTGTCAGGGGTCCCGGCCGGAGCGAGCCTCCTGTCCCAAATCCAGGCCACCTCCTGGGATCCCACGATGAGCACCGACTGGGACAACGAGAAGGCGTCCCAGCAGTGCATCCTCCGGATAAAAAG AGACATTATGTCCATTTATAAAGAGCCTCCTCCAGGAATGTTTGTGGTTCCTGATCCTCATGACATGACCAAG ATTCACGCCCTCATCACCGGCCCCTTCGACACACCATATGAGGGAggcttcttcctcttcctgttccGCTGTCCCCCTGACTATCCCATCCACCCTCCACGGGTCAAACTGATCACTACCGGCCACAACACCGTTCGATTCAACCCCAACTTCTACCGCAACGGCAAAGTCTGCCTCAGCATCCTTGG CACTTGGACCGGTCCAGCGTGGAGTCCCGCCCAGAGCATCTCCTCAGTTCTCATCTCCATACAGTCCCTAATGACAGAGAACCCTTACCACAATGAGCCAGGCTTTGAGCAG GAAAGGCATCCAGGAGACAGCAAGAACTATAACGAGTGTATCCGCCACGAGACCATGCGAGTTGCAGTGTGTGATATGCTCGAGGGCAAAGTGTCGTGTCCCAAGGCCTTGTG CGTGATGGAGAAATCCTTCCTGGAGTACTATGATTTCTATGAGGGGGTCTGCAAAGAACATCTGCATCTCCAAGGACAGAACATGCAG gatccTTTTGGGGAGAAGAGAGGTCGTTTTGACTACCAGGGTCTGTTGACCCGTCTCAGAGCCATCCAGAGGCGCTTGCGGGAAAAGTGCCCGCCAGAGGACCACGACGGTGACTCTGACTCAGACACCAGCTCCTCCGGCACCGATCCGGACAGTCAGGGCAGCTCACAGCCTTAG
- the ube2z gene encoding ubiquitin-conjugating enzyme E2 Z isoform X1 — translation MADSVGEQANGSVGAQLSASLVNSLPGHSSASPPPADTGLLEPSVPVVAVPPSLPTGVVSGVPAGASLLSQIQATSWDPTMSTDWDNEKASQQCILRIKRDIMSIYKEPPPGMFVVPDPHDMTKIHALITGPFDTPYEGGFFLFLFRCPPDYPIHPPRVKLITTGHNTVRFNPNFYRNGKVCLSILGTWTGPAWSPAQSISSVLISIQSLMTENPYHNEPGFEQERHPGDSKNYNECIRHETMRVAVCDMLEGKVSCPKALCSVMEKSFLEYYDFYEGVCKEHLHLQGQNMQDPFGEKRGRFDYQGLLTRLRAIQRRLREKCPPEDHDGDSDSDTSSSGTDPDSQGSSQP, via the exons ATGGCGGATAGCGTCGGGGAGCAGGCCAACGGGTCTGTGGGGGCGCAGTTGTCCGCGAGTTTGGTTAATTCCCTCCCGGGACACTCTTCAGCCTCGCCGCCTCCGGCAGACACCGGCCTGCTCGAGCCCTCGGTGCCCGTGGTAGCCGTTCCTCCGTCCCTGCCGACCGGTGTCGTGTCAGGGGTCCCGGCCGGAGCGAGCCTCCTGTCCCAAATCCAGGCCACCTCCTGGGATCCCACGATGAGCACCGACTGGGACAACGAGAAGGCGTCCCAGCAGTGCATCCTCCGGATAAAAAG AGACATTATGTCCATTTATAAAGAGCCTCCTCCAGGAATGTTTGTGGTTCCTGATCCTCATGACATGACCAAG ATTCACGCCCTCATCACCGGCCCCTTCGACACACCATATGAGGGAggcttcttcctcttcctgttccGCTGTCCCCCTGACTATCCCATCCACCCTCCACGGGTCAAACTGATCACTACCGGCCACAACACCGTTCGATTCAACCCCAACTTCTACCGCAACGGCAAAGTCTGCCTCAGCATCCTTGG CACTTGGACCGGTCCAGCGTGGAGTCCCGCCCAGAGCATCTCCTCAGTTCTCATCTCCATACAGTCCCTAATGACAGAGAACCCTTACCACAATGAGCCAGGCTTTGAGCAG GAAAGGCATCCAGGAGACAGCAAGAACTATAACGAGTGTATCCGCCACGAGACCATGCGAGTTGCAGTGTGTGATATGCTCGAGGGCAAAGTGTCGTGTCCCAAGGCCTTGTG CAGCGTGATGGAGAAATCCTTCCTGGAGTACTATGATTTCTATGAGGGGGTCTGCAAAGAACATCTGCATCTCCAAGGACAGAACATGCAG gatccTTTTGGGGAGAAGAGAGGTCGTTTTGACTACCAGGGTCTGTTGACCCGTCTCAGAGCCATCCAGAGGCGCTTGCGGGAAAAGTGCCCGCCAGAGGACCACGACGGTGACTCTGACTCAGACACCAGCTCCTCCGGCACCGATCCGGACAGTCAGGGCAGCTCACAGCCTTAG